The genomic DNA TACCACCTAAAGCCCAATGCGGGTTGGTATCAAAATAACCACTATCAGTAATGTTGAATATCGGCTGACCGCCTTCCGCACTGATGATGCCAATATCCGAATAAGGTGCCCGCTCTCTCGCCACATATTCCACCACAAACCACCGCGAATCTGGCGACCACGCGTAGTTAATGTTGCCATTGCGCTCCACTTGGTATTTATCCTCGGTAATGGTTCTGATTTGCTGCGTTTTCAGATTATAAACCGCAATATGATTTCGGTCCTGCACAAAGGCGATTTCTTTGCCATCAGGAGAAAACTGCGGATGCATTTTCTCGGAGCGGTCATTTTTAATCAATTTTTCTTCGGTGATGAGCGTGGCATTAGGGAAATTCGCCTCCTCTTTACGCTGGATGGTGGCTTTGTATAAATCCCAATATCCGTCTCTATAACTGGCATAGACCAAAGTGCGCCCATCTTTACCAAAAGTTACGCCCTGTTCTGCCGCGGCAGTTTGGGTAATTTGTTTCGTGGTGGTGTAGTCTGTGGAGGTAACAAAAACCTCGCCGCGGATCACCATCGCGATTTGTTTGCCATCAGGAGAAACCGTTGCCGAAGTAGCACCAGAAGTAAAAGTCTTAAACACAGGTTCTTGCGATGCCACATCGGTTATGATATTTACACTGAGTTTCTGTGGCTGTTGTCCCTCTTTTAGCGTATAAAGTTCGCCACCATAACTATAAGACAGTACGCCATTTTTAGCCACAGAGAGAAATCTCACTGGATAATCTTTATAGAAAGTCAGCTGTTGAGCCTCGCTGGGGTTCTGTACATTGGCTTTATAAATGTTAAAACTGCCGCTTCTTTCACTTAAAAAATAAAGCGTTTTGCCATCAGACGCCAATACAGGATTTCGGTCCTCGCCTTTCCAATCGATGATTTTGGTATGGGTTTGATTTTTAAAATCATAGCGCCAAATATCACGCGTTACAGAAGAAGTGTGGTGCTTTCGCCACTCGTTTTCGCCGCCTTTTAAATCCTCATAATACATTTGATTGACAGATGCAAAACTGATGGCATTGGTTGGAAAATCTGCCACGCGCTGCGGCTGTCCACCTTCTAACGAAACCTGATAAACCTGACCAAACCTCGGGAAAACGGCATTTTCTGCACTGTTTTGGATATTCGCTGTGTAGAGAACAGACTTGCCATCTGGCGAGAAACCAAGCGCTCGCGCCGACTGAGAATGGTGCGTAAGCGCCTGAGCTACGCCACCTTGCGCCGACATCAGATAGAGGCGTTTATAGCCGCCATCTCGGTCGCTCACAAAAGCGATTTTAGTTCCATCTGGCGACCATATGGGCTCAGAATCATAAGCTGGATTGGTGGTTAGTCTGATGGCTGTTCCGCCATGGGTGGGCACTTTATAAATATCGCCTTGGTAAGAAAACGCGATAAACTGTCCATCTGGAGAGATATTAGAGTGTCTAAGCCAAAGCGGCGATTGTGCCTCCGCCATTGAAAAAGCCAACACAGCGACCGAAGTGCAGAGTATATTTTTAAGCATTATGATTAGAATTTTAGATACCGCTCAAAGTTACATTTTTTTTGTGGATTATGAAACCATAACCCTCGGTATCTCGTAATAAAACCGCATCAAATGATTTTATTGATCTAAAAATAAGATTCCTAAGAAATAAAAAACACGCACCATAATTTTATGATGCGTGCTTGGAGTTTGTGGAGCAATAGACTACATTGCTACTGCGCCTTCATCATCGCCGTTATAATTAGAATTGTTGTCTTTTTTGCGTTTCGGTTGCTCTATTTTTTCGCCTTGTTTAAAGCGATAAGTTAGAGAGAGCGAGACTTGGCGCGGCTGCCACTGCATATAAGATTCTCGTGTAGAAGTTTCGGAGAAGGTGTACACAGTTCTGTTTCTGGTGTTGAAAATGTCTTGAACATTAAAGGTAATGGTGCCATCTCCGTTCCAAATGGTTTTGCTGGTGCCAAAATTAACCGCATACATCGCTTTTCTGTCTTGGAATGCTGTTTTTTGCCCACCTCTGTAAAAGCCTTGGAACTGGAAACTCAGCGTTTTGTCCACTTTAAAAGTAGAGTTAAGCCTCATCCGATAAGAGAAGCCTTTACCTTCAAAATCTGCCTCCCGAGTGGCTGGATCTCCATTTTTATCCAAAACTTGGTAAGTGGTGTAGCCCGTAGTATGGTAGCCGAACACATCTACGCTCGCCATCATCTTCCACCAAGAGAATAGGTCTGCGGTGGCGTTTAAATCTAAACCATATTTGGTATCTTCGCCGAGGTTGATAGGGTTGGTAAAGAAGACATTGGTGCGCTCATCCGCTCTGTATACCAACATTTTATCATCATCGGTTTTGTGTCTTAGATATAAAGTCGGGTTGAGGGTAAATTTTCGCTTCTGGATGCTGTAGCCCAACTCAAAGGAATTAACATAAGACGGATTGAGGTCTAAGTTCCCTAAAAATAAGTTCTGGTCATCCGTTAGAGAAAAATACGGCACCATAAAAAAGGCGCGTGGGCGGTCTATCCTCCGAGAGTAGTTCAGTAAAAGTTGATTGTTTTTTTCCAACTCATAACTGAGGTAAATGCTCGGAAAGAGGTTGTTATAATTTTTAGTTTTTTGGTCTATAATTTTGCCTTGTTCCAAGTTTTGGTAGTCTATTTTAACTTCGGAGAGTTCATCTCTGAGCCCAATCTGATAACCTAATTTTCCGATTTTACTTTTAAACTGAACATAGAACGCGTTGAACACCTCATCATAACTGGTATTGTTCGTGAATTTCCCCAGAGGATTCATCGTTCCTGTTTTTCCGATTTGCTCATCGGCAGTATTATCGTACTGGTTTCTGTTGATGTCTAAGCGATAACCCGCTTCTAATTTAGAATTTTCGCCCAAATTAACCTCATAATCTGCCTTGGCAATCACGGTGTTGCGTTTGGCATCTTGAGAGTTTTGACTAATCAGATAGCTCATATTGGGTGTCAGCGCATCGGCTCGGAATTTTCTATCAAAAATATTATTCGTTTCTTGATTGATGTGGCTATTGGCGCTGTTTTTACTGGTCTGATAACTCACCGAAAGGGCTAAATTATCCGCCTCGCTAAATTGATGATCCAAGCCTAAATCGCCTTGCCAAGAGAGGTTTTTATTAGTGCCATCACTTTGCCTTAACATATAAGGTGTAGGCAGGGCGGTGCTGTTATAGCGGTAATCAAAATAAGTGTAGGCATCTTCCGTTCCCTCAAAAGTGCGCACCGTTCCCGATAGGTTGATGGAGGTATTTTTGCCCCAATCGTAAACCAAACCTGCGGTGGCGTTATAGGAGTCCATTGCGTTTTTTCTCTCGCCATTCTGCAACGATGCCAAAAGTTGATTAGATTGCTGTAAATCAGTATAATAGTTATTATTTCGTGTAGTACCTTTGGATTCTCGGTAACTGCCGCCACCATTAACAAACCAAGTGAGGTTGCCTTTTCTCCAACTTAAATTGGCATTAAGCCCCGTTTGTGGCAAATAGCCCAAAGTACCGATAACACTACCATTAAAGCCTGTTTTTTTATTTTTTTTGAGGATGATATTCAAAATTCCTGAAGTTCCCGAAGCCTCAAATTTAGACGATGGATTGGTAATGACCTCTATACGCTCAATTTGGTCTGCAGGAATGGACTGCAAAGCATTAGCACCATCATCAATCCCCAACATAACCGAAGGTTTTCCGTTGATGAGAAAGCGCACATTAGAACTTCCGCGCATAGATACCGTGCCATCCGTGTCCACATCCACAGAAGGGACATTCTGCAACACATCTTGTAAGCTGCCGCCTTTGCTCACCATATCGGTGGAAACATCATAAGTTTTTTTATCCAACTCCACTTTATAAGGCTTGGTGGTGGCTGTAATGACCACACTCTGGAGCTCTTTGGTTTGGGTGTTGGTTAGGCTAGCTTCGCGCTGAATTTGGAACGCCGCCAACGCCCCCTGCCCTACTTTCTGACTAAATACTTTCTTTTTGAAATCTATGGCTTCTATGGTAATTTCATAATCGCCAGGCACGAGAGAAAGGCTGTAATTGCCCTTTTCATCGGTCAAGGTCGCATCACTATACAACTTATTGGCTTTATTAAAAAATGAAATAGAAGCGTAGGGTACCGCTTGGTTCTGAGCGTCTACTACTCGCCCAAAGATGGTATTTTTCTGTTGTGCAAAAGCAAAACTCGCAGCGCCAAGTACCGCTACGAGAGCCAGCGTTTTTCTACTCACGAGGGTAGAAATTTCCGTATTATGCGTCATAAAAGTATTTTTTCTTCTGTGTTAAGATGAAAGTCTGCCGCTAAAGTTAAATTCTAAATCAAAAATAATTTCATTCTAAAGAAAAACAAAAAGTGCGACACTATTTTATATTCTGTTCATTGAGCCAATTTTGGTAGGCTTTGGCATTTTTAGCGTGCTCCACATCACTACTGGTAAATTTATGAAAACCTCGTTTTTGAGGGTCTGCCACCATAAAAAGATAATTGTTTTTTTCAGCATTGAGCACCGCATCTACAGAATTTTTATCCACGATGCAAATAGGTCCTGGTGGAATGCCCGCATTCGCATAAGTATTGTATGGCGAGGTCGCTTTCAAATCTCGGTAATAAACCCTTTTGATGGTTTTTGTAAAGCCGTTTTGCTGATTGACCGCATAAATCACCGTAGGGTCAGATTGCAGTTTCATTCCTTTTCTATAACGGTTAAGGTAAAGCCCCGCAATGGTTTTTTGTTCGTCTGGTCTGCCGCCTGACTCTTTATAAACGATAGATGCCAATGCATAAATTTGATTTCTACTCAGCCCCAATTGTTGCTCTTTAGCCACGCGCTCTGCATTCCAAAAAGCTTGATATTGCGCCTCAAAGGTTTTGAAAAATTCTTCTGGCGTTACCGTCCAAAAAAAGCGGTAAGTATCAATAAAAAAGTATGGTTTCAGCGCTTCGGCATCGGCTAAGCCCTTTTTTTTAGCAATGGCATTAAGCCCCTTGATGAACGCCAAAGAATCTATTTCGGTTTTCTTAGCCACGCGCCCCATCATCTGGTAAACATTGCTAAAATCAATAATCCTAAACTGGTTGGGCGTTTGGTTGCCCGCTTTAATCATATTAACCAGCGCTGTGTTGTCCATTCCCTCGCTGATTTCGTAGCGCCCAGCGTGATGAAACTGGTCTAAATGCTTAGCCTGCGCCACCGCTCTAAACGCCTCTCGGTCTTTAAGATAAGGCGATATGCTGTCCATCAATTGTTCAAAATTAGCCTTGGTGGGGATTAAAACATAGCCCGCCTTTTCTACATTATCCGAATAATAGCGCTGATAAAATTTAATGCCAAAATAGCCTGCCACAACGCCAATGATAAAAACGACTGCAATAATTTTTTTCATTTTTTTAATTCAAATTTATTATAACTCCCCTGCGAATACTTGCTCTGCAGGGCCTTCTAACCAAACATTTTTAAATCCAGAATCAGCTTTTTCAGCATAAACTTTAAGGTTGCCGCCCAAGGTTTGGATTTCCACTTCATTTAGATGATGGCTGAGCATATAAGTGAGCGCTGATGCCGTTACGCCCGTGCCACAGCTGTAAGTTTCATCTTCCACACCGCGTTCATAAGTCCTCACAAACAGCGTGTTAGGCGCTACTTCTTCTATAAAATTAACATTGATGCCTTCCTTAGCAAACGCCT from Riemerella columbina includes the following:
- a CDS encoding TonB-dependent receptor domain-containing protein, whose amino-acid sequence is MTHNTEISTLVSRKTLALVAVLGAASFAFAQQKNTIFGRVVDAQNQAVPYASISFFNKANKLYSDATLTDEKGNYSLSLVPGDYEITIEAIDFKKKVFSQKVGQGALAAFQIQREASLTNTQTKELQSVVITATTKPYKVELDKKTYDVSTDMVSKGGSLQDVLQNVPSVDVDTDGTVSMRGSSNVRFLINGKPSVMLGIDDGANALQSIPADQIERIEVITNPSSKFEASGTSGILNIILKKNKKTGFNGSVIGTLGYLPQTGLNANLSWRKGNLTWFVNGGGSYRESKGTTRNNNYYTDLQQSNQLLASLQNGERKNAMDSYNATAGLVYDWGKNTSINLSGTVRTFEGTEDAYTYFDYRYNSTALPTPYMLRQSDGTNKNLSWQGDLGLDHQFSEADNLALSVSYQTSKNSANSHINQETNNIFDRKFRADALTPNMSYLISQNSQDAKRNTVIAKADYEVNLGENSKLEAGYRLDINRNQYDNTADEQIGKTGTMNPLGKFTNNTSYDEVFNAFYVQFKSKIGKLGYQIGLRDELSEVKIDYQNLEQGKIIDQKTKNYNNLFPSIYLSYELEKNNQLLLNYSRRIDRPRAFFMVPYFSLTDDQNLFLGNLDLNPSYVNSFELGYSIQKRKFTLNPTLYLRHKTDDDKMLVYRADERTNVFFTNPINLGEDTKYGLDLNATADLFSWWKMMASVDVFGYHTTGYTTYQVLDKNGDPATREADFEGKGFSYRMRLNSTFKVDKTLSFQFQGFYRGGQKTAFQDRKAMYAVNFGTSKTIWNGDGTITFNVQDIFNTRNRTVYTFSETSTRESYMQWQPRQVSLSLTYRFKQGEKIEQPKRKKDNNSNYNGDDEGAVAM
- the mltG gene encoding endolytic transglycosylase MltG; amino-acid sequence: MKKIIAVVFIIGVVAGYFGIKFYQRYYSDNVEKAGYVLIPTKANFEQLMDSISPYLKDREAFRAVAQAKHLDQFHHAGRYEISEGMDNTALVNMIKAGNQTPNQFRIIDFSNVYQMMGRVAKKTEIDSLAFIKGLNAIAKKKGLADAEALKPYFFIDTYRFFWTVTPEEFFKTFEAQYQAFWNAERVAKEQQLGLSRNQIYALASIVYKESGGRPDEQKTIAGLYLNRYRKGMKLQSDPTVIYAVNQQNGFTKTIKRVYYRDLKATSPYNTYANAGIPPGPICIVDKNSVDAVLNAEKNNYLFMVADPQKRGFHKFTSSDVEHAKNAKAYQNWLNEQNIK